One Methylobacterium sp. 77 DNA window includes the following coding sequences:
- a CDS encoding LTA synthase family protein, translating into MTILAALAVAILASLAIEAADGARDRPIGRRPGEIALRLTGYALLTAFWFCFSWRPWLAAFSCILTTAILVVVSRLKHAVIGEPLVFSDFALLRQVPRHPDLYYTRPLTDPRMAVPLGASLALVALWYGLEPTALPAEPSVAVVALIGLPFALLGLAGSLRSGSPARRLASRFPRPDLEADCARYGLPATIIAYTLRWRTEPPTDRHGIASASASASASADPAPVVVVVQLESFVNPTRLDGPALPLMETIRRRALRYGRLTVPAHGAYTMRTEHALLTGDAPESLGFNRYDPYLSGGGDEPASLARLARSAGYATLFVHPFHRDFFHRAAVMRRFGFERLVMENDFAGAPRIGPYIGDEALAARILAEVEAAPKPVLVFAVTMENHGPWKPGRLDGIDDPLAQYLHHVVHTGRAVETLIAGLEGRDAVLCVYGDHAPSLPTCRPGFGGTATDYAVFRFGASPSIPQRADLTADGLGRFLKTVIARHSSD; encoded by the coding sequence ATGACGATCCTCGCCGCCCTCGCTGTCGCCATCCTCGCCTCCCTCGCCATCGAGGCGGCGGACGGCGCGCGCGATCGGCCGATCGGTCGGCGCCCCGGCGAGATCGCCCTGCGGCTCACCGGCTACGCGCTGCTCACGGCGTTCTGGTTCTGCTTCTCGTGGCGCCCCTGGCTCGCGGCGTTCTCGTGCATCCTCACCACCGCGATCCTCGTCGTCGTCAGCCGGCTGAAACACGCGGTGATCGGCGAGCCGCTGGTGTTCAGCGATTTCGCTCTGCTGCGGCAGGTGCCGCGCCACCCCGACCTCTATTACACGCGGCCGCTCACCGACCCGCGCATGGCCGTCCCCCTCGGAGCGAGCCTCGCCTTGGTGGCCCTGTGGTACGGGCTGGAGCCGACCGCGCTGCCCGCTGAGCCGAGCGTCGCCGTCGTGGCGCTCATCGGGTTGCCCTTCGCCCTCCTCGGGCTGGCCGGCTCGCTTCGCTCGGGATCACCGGCGCGCCGGCTCGCCTCCCGGTTTCCGCGGCCCGACCTCGAGGCGGATTGCGCCCGCTACGGGCTCCCGGCCACGATCATCGCCTATACCCTGCGCTGGAGGACCGAGCCGCCGACGGATCGGCATGGCATCGCTTCGGCTTCGGCTTCGGCTTCGGCTTCGGCCGATCCGGCCCCGGTGGTGGTGGTCGTCCAGCTCGAATCCTTCGTCAACCCGACCCGGCTCGACGGGCCGGCCCTCCCGCTGATGGAGACGATCCGACGCCGTGCCCTGCGCTACGGCCGGCTGACGGTCCCGGCGCACGGCGCCTACACCATGCGGACCGAGCACGCGCTGCTCACCGGAGACGCGCCCGAAAGCCTCGGCTTCAACCGCTACGACCCCTATCTCAGCGGCGGCGGCGACGAGCCGGCGAGCCTCGCCCGGCTGGCGCGATCCGCCGGCTACGCGACCCTGTTCGTGCATCCCTTCCATCGCGATTTCTTCCACCGCGCCGCGGTGATGCGGCGGTTCGGCTTCGAGCGCCTGGTGATGGAGAACGATTTCGCCGGCGCCCCCCGCATCGGCCCCTATATCGGCGACGAAGCCCTGGCGGCGCGCATCCTCGCGGAGGTCGAGGCGGCACCGAAACCCGTCCTCGTCTTCGCCGTCACGATGGAGAACCATGGGCCGTGGAAGCCCGGTCGGCTCGACGGCATCGACGATCCGCTGGCGCAATATCTCCACCACGTCGTCCATACCGGCCGCGCCGTCGAAACCCTGATCGCCGGTCTGGAGGGGCGCGACGCGGTCCTGTGCGTCTACGGCGACCACGCGCCGTCGCTGCCCACCTGCCGGCCGGGTTTCGGCGGAACGGCCACGGATTACGCTGTCTTCCGGTTCGGCGCCTCGCCGTCGATCCCGCAACGCGCGGACCTCACGGCCGATGGTCTCGGCCGATTTCTCAAGACTGTCATCGCGCGGCACTCGTCGGACTAG
- a CDS encoding Lrp/AsnC family transcriptional regulator, with amino-acid sequence MPLIIDEIDRRILRALQQDGRMQNTELAKAVGLSPSPCLRRVRLLEEAGIIAQYVAVLDQAKVGMALTFFARIWLKAQDEVTINHFATEVRKLPQVVECYLMMGDCDAMLRVVAADIPAYRRFQSELLSRIKGVQNVKTDVPSETIKKSFVLPL; translated from the coding sequence ATGCCACTGATCATCGACGAGATCGACCGTCGCATCCTGCGCGCACTCCAGCAGGACGGGCGGATGCAGAACACCGAGCTCGCGAAGGCGGTGGGTCTGTCCCCCTCCCCCTGCCTGCGGCGGGTGCGGTTGCTCGAAGAGGCAGGCATCATCGCCCAGTACGTCGCGGTTCTCGATCAGGCCAAGGTGGGCATGGCGCTGACCTTCTTCGCCAGGATCTGGCTGAAAGCGCAGGACGAGGTCACGATCAACCATTTCGCGACCGAGGTGAGGAAACTGCCGCAGGTGGTCGAGTGCTACCTGATGATGGGCGATTGCGACGCGATGCTGCGGGTGGTGGCGGCCGATATCCCTGCCTACCGCCGCTTCCAGTCGGAGCTTCTCAGTCGGATCAAGGGCGTGCAGAACGTCAAGACGGACGTTCCGAGCGAGACCATCAAGAAGTCCTTCGTGCTGCCGCTATAG
- a CDS encoding formyltransferase family protein, producing the protein MRRPRIALFVLEALPNARAVRRFVEDHAADIAFVGLSNAERPSSGGLTGQVRRHLARSGPAFLPYLAVNFGVPDLLAPASGMLRRLTGTRVEATATPLKAFCRAQGIPTLRIDAVNGPDVARAFETHAPDLIVAFHFDQIFSAATLALAPLGGFNVHPGLLPRHRGPVPTIHALAEERPDFGVTIHRLTAAIDAGAILAQEAAVLPSDTTATRAAILLHESGRILLDRVLGDLASGTLDEGPAPEPLPYCPFPDRALLASLAARGRKLVDGADLRAALALNAGVRTRG; encoded by the coding sequence ATGAGGCGCCCGCGTATCGCGCTGTTCGTCCTGGAGGCCCTGCCGAACGCCCGTGCCGTACGCCGGTTCGTGGAGGATCATGCCGCGGACATCGCCTTCGTCGGCCTGTCGAATGCCGAGCGCCCGAGTTCCGGCGGCCTGACCGGCCAGGTCCGGCGGCATCTCGCCCGCTCCGGGCCGGCCTTCCTGCCCTATCTGGCGGTGAATTTCGGCGTGCCGGATCTCCTGGCACCGGCTTCCGGGATGCTGCGGCGCCTGACCGGGACGCGGGTTGAGGCCACGGCGACGCCGCTGAAGGCCTTCTGTCGGGCGCAGGGGATTCCGACTCTGCGGATCGACGCGGTGAACGGGCCGGACGTGGCGCGAGCCTTCGAGACCCATGCGCCGGACCTCATCGTCGCCTTCCATTTCGACCAGATCTTCTCGGCCGCGACGCTGGCCCTGGCGCCCCTCGGCGGGTTCAACGTCCATCCCGGCCTGCTGCCGCGCCATCGCGGGCCGGTGCCGACGATCCACGCCCTCGCCGAGGAGAGGCCCGATTTCGGCGTGACGATCCATCGCCTGACAGCCGCCATCGATGCGGGAGCGATCCTCGCGCAGGAAGCGGCGGTCTTGCCGTCCGACACCACCGCCACCCGCGCGGCGATCCTTCTGCACGAAAGCGGGCGCATCCTGCTCGACCGGGTGCTCGGCGATCTCGCCTCCGGCACCCTCGACGAGGGCCCGGCGCCCGAGCCCCTGCCCTATTGCCCGTTTCCGGACCGGGCCCTGCTGGCGAGCCTCGCGGCGCGGGGACGAAAGCTCGTCGACGGGGCCGATCTGCGCGCCGCCTTGGCCCTGAACGCCGGCGTCCGAACGCGCGGCTGA
- a CDS encoding AzlD family protein, with the protein MMPSATVLTILLMAGATYLTRIAGYVLLRNRDLGPRAAAVMEAAPGCVFIAMIAPSFISSHPADLIGLAITLVVATRWPMLPTILTAIVATGLLRHVLG; encoded by the coding sequence ATGATGCCCTCAGCCACGGTTCTCACCATCCTGCTGATGGCCGGCGCCACCTACCTGACCCGGATCGCCGGCTACGTGCTCCTGCGCAACAGGGATCTCGGTCCCCGCGCCGCCGCGGTGATGGAGGCCGCCCCCGGCTGCGTCTTCATCGCCATGATCGCGCCGAGCTTCATCTCGAGCCATCCGGCCGATCTCATCGGCCTCGCGATCACCCTCGTCGTCGCGACGCGCTGGCCGATGCTGCCGACCATTCTCACCGCCATCGTGGCGACGGGCCTGCTGCGGCACGTGCTGGGCTGA
- a CDS encoding capsular biosynthesis protein → MSSRPLLATSRSIRALRPEIEAATGLGFGRALAPDAISVVWGRRSLAGTGLRLIGRSILTVEPGPLISPYDSPERGLSSLRLSLDGVPFGDEAGLHTFDPWTRRPIPPDECRDKVTWLERRFLENDRPTILVGISRWKRPGLDVFVTGPAGKPVHAMNAEDAVAQARARDARILAWATRMPERLPSLCAEHGIPLARIEDGFLRSVGLGASLQPGASIVVDDSGIYYDPRTESRLARILRNDAFPPEIVSRAASLRRLVVERRLTKYNVGLAGDASSWPDDRRIVLVPGQVEDDASVRHGSPHVSSNLALLRAARARNPEAFLLYKPHPDVEAGFRPGAIPQADALALADRIVAGLSIVDLLDRAHHVETMTSLAGFEALIRGLTVAVHGRPFYAGWGLTEDLAPDADRGRRLALDELVAGALLVYPLYLDPVAMKPCTPEQLLDRLSESREAAAPSRLALSRRAQIVMRLRYAVLNPIVRLIRARRGIGGGR, encoded by the coding sequence CTGTCGTCGCGACCGCTGCTTGCCACGAGCCGGTCCATTCGCGCGTTGCGGCCCGAGATCGAAGCCGCCACCGGCCTCGGCTTCGGCCGTGCCCTCGCACCGGACGCGATCAGCGTGGTCTGGGGGCGGCGCAGCCTCGCCGGAACTGGGCTTCGCCTGATCGGTCGGTCGATCCTGACCGTGGAGCCCGGACCACTGATCAGCCCCTACGATTCGCCGGAACGAGGCCTGTCCAGCCTGCGTCTGTCCCTCGACGGCGTCCCATTCGGGGATGAGGCCGGGCTCCACACCTTCGATCCGTGGACGCGGCGGCCGATCCCGCCCGACGAGTGCCGGGACAAGGTGACGTGGCTGGAGCGCCGGTTCCTGGAGAATGACCGCCCCACGATCCTCGTCGGCATCTCGCGCTGGAAGCGGCCGGGCCTCGACGTCTTCGTCACGGGACCGGCGGGCAAGCCAGTCCACGCCATGAATGCCGAGGATGCGGTGGCGCAGGCCAGGGCCCGCGATGCCCGCATCCTCGCCTGGGCGACGCGGATGCCCGAACGGCTGCCGTCGCTCTGCGCGGAACACGGCATTCCCCTCGCGCGGATCGAGGACGGGTTCCTGCGCTCGGTCGGTCTCGGCGCGAGCCTGCAGCCGGGCGCGTCCATCGTCGTGGACGATAGCGGCATCTATTACGATCCGCGCACCGAGAGCCGTCTCGCCCGCATCCTCCGGAACGATGCATTCCCGCCGGAGATCGTGTCGCGGGCAGCGTCCCTGCGCCGTCTCGTGGTCGAGCGGCGCCTGACGAAATACAATGTCGGTCTGGCCGGCGATGCCTCCAGCTGGCCCGACGACCGGCGCATCGTGCTGGTTCCGGGGCAGGTGGAGGATGATGCCTCCGTCCGGCACGGCTCGCCGCACGTCAGTTCCAACCTCGCGCTCCTGCGCGCCGCCCGCGCCCGCAACCCGGAGGCGTTCCTCCTCTACAAGCCGCATCCCGACGTGGAGGCCGGGTTCCGCCCCGGCGCCATTCCGCAAGCCGACGCCCTGGCGCTGGCCGACCGGATCGTGGCCGGCCTCTCCATCGTCGATCTCCTCGACCGGGCGCACCATGTGGAGACGATGACCTCCCTCGCCGGGTTCGAGGCCCTGATCCGGGGCCTGACCGTGGCGGTCCATGGCCGCCCCTTCTATGCCGGCTGGGGCCTCACCGAGGATCTCGCCCCCGACGCCGACAGGGGCCGGCGGCTCGCCCTCGACGAACTCGTGGCCGGGGCACTCCTGGTCTACCCGCTCTATCTCGACCCCGTCGCGATGAAGCCCTGCACGCCCGAGCAGTTGCTCGACCGGCTGAGCGAGAGCCGCGAGGCGGCGGCACCGTCGAGACTCGCCCTCAGCCGCCGGGCACAGATCGTCATGCGCCTGCGCTACGCCGTGCTGAACCCCATCGTCCGCCTGATCCGGGCGCGGCGCGGGATCGGGGGCGGGCGATGA
- a CDS encoding capsular biosynthesis protein has protein sequence MLPIRVDTPRERPATFLFLQGIASPFFADLGRALLQRGHRVRRINFSSGDWLFWRLASDNYRGSRDGWSDYVAGYIVEHGVTDIVLFGDCRPYHVAAREAAQPFGIRIHVFEEGYLRPNWVTCELGGVNGHSSLPRDPDEIRAIARRLPLAGRAMPASGDMARRSLWDVAYNIANIGFPYFFPHFRSHRPIHIAAEYVGWIKKFAGRSRTRRQTRELNATYLARRSDYFLLPLQLDSDYQIRIHSPFLGVEGFMDRVIASFATHASDTARLLIKLHPLDSGLVNWRKHARNSAKRHGVDERLDFIDGGDLPKLIAGSRGVVLVNSTVGMLSLELGRPTLAAGEAIYNLPGLTHQSGLDTFWRRPEAPDRGLVADFRRVVLHRTQVNGGFFSRPSIDRAVAGSVLRLEATLPAHALAAAQAVREQGTTAPELAPVY, from the coding sequence ATGCTGCCGATACGCGTAGACACCCCACGCGAGAGGCCCGCGACCTTCCTGTTCCTGCAGGGGATCGCCTCGCCCTTCTTCGCGGATCTCGGCCGGGCGCTGCTGCAGCGCGGCCATCGGGTTCGGCGTATCAATTTCTCCTCGGGCGACTGGCTGTTCTGGCGCCTCGCCTCCGATAATTACCGTGGCTCTCGCGACGGCTGGAGCGATTACGTCGCCGGCTACATCGTCGAGCACGGCGTAACGGATATCGTCCTGTTCGGCGATTGCAGGCCCTATCACGTCGCGGCGCGCGAAGCGGCCCAGCCCTTCGGCATCCGCATCCACGTGTTTGAGGAAGGCTACCTGCGGCCGAACTGGGTGACGTGCGAACTCGGCGGCGTCAACGGCCATTCCTCGCTGCCCCGCGACCCCGACGAGATCCGCGCCATCGCCCGGCGCCTGCCCCTGGCCGGGCGTGCGATGCCGGCGAGCGGTGACATGGCCCGGCGCAGCCTGTGGGACGTCGCCTACAACATCGCCAATATCGGGTTTCCCTACTTCTTCCCGCATTTCCGCAGCCACCGGCCAATCCATATCGCGGCCGAATATGTGGGCTGGATTAAGAAGTTCGCCGGCCGGAGCCGCACCCGGCGGCAGACGCGGGAACTCAACGCGACCTATCTGGCGCGCAGGTCGGACTACTTCCTGCTGCCGCTGCAACTCGACAGCGACTACCAGATCCGCATCCACTCGCCCTTCCTCGGGGTCGAGGGGTTCATGGACCGTGTCATCGCGTCGTTTGCCACCCACGCATCCGACACGGCCCGCCTGCTGATCAAGCTCCATCCCCTGGACAGCGGTCTGGTCAATTGGCGCAAGCATGCCCGCAACTCCGCCAAGCGGCACGGCGTGGACGAGCGGCTCGACTTCATCGACGGCGGTGACCTGCCGAAGCTCATCGCGGGCAGCCGGGGCGTGGTGCTCGTGAACAGCACCGTCGGGATGCTGTCCCTCGAACTCGGGCGCCCGACCCTCGCGGCGGGCGAGGCGATCTACAATCTTCCCGGCCTCACCCATCAGAGCGGGCTCGACACGTTCTGGAGAAGACCCGAAGCCCCGGACCGTGGCCTCGTGGCGGATTTTCGCCGGGTCGTCCTGCACCGGACCCAGGTGAATGGCGGCTTCTTCTCCCGGCCGTCGATCGACCGGGCGGTGGCGGGCAGCGTCCTGCGCCTGGAAGCCACCCTACCCGCCCATGCTCTCGCCGCGGCGCAGGCGGTGCGCGAGCAGGGGACGACGGCACCGGAACTCGCGCCGGTCTACTGA
- a CDS encoding AzlC family ABC transporter permease, with product MRALQIDGCVNPQRSDASEFRRGVVACAPVLVGILPFALVLGAQAAQKGLSPIEMALMAGLNYAGGSEFAAIRLWSAVPDILLIVSVTAMVNSRHILMSAALAPFLKRLPRWKALAALFLMCDETWAMSLADTRNRAARGVPAAFSLLYYAGASLPIFFVWVAFTTLGAGIGPVLGPVESYGFDMAFPAVFLVLLRGMWRGVRAAQPWLVSLVVAGAIGLVAPGAWCIPAGALSGLLCAYLMSAKS from the coding sequence ATGCGGGCCTTGCAGATCGACGGGTGCGTGAACCCGCAACGGAGCGACGCCTCCGAGTTCCGGCGCGGGGTCGTGGCCTGTGCCCCGGTCCTGGTCGGCATCCTGCCCTTTGCCCTCGTCCTGGGGGCGCAGGCCGCCCAGAAGGGCCTCAGCCCGATCGAGATGGCGCTGATGGCCGGGCTGAACTACGCCGGAGGCTCGGAATTCGCCGCGATCCGGCTGTGGAGCGCGGTGCCCGACATCCTCCTGATCGTGTCCGTCACCGCGATGGTGAACAGCCGCCACATTCTCATGAGCGCGGCGCTGGCGCCGTTCCTGAAGCGCCTGCCGCGATGGAAGGCGCTCGCCGCCCTCTTCCTCATGTGCGACGAGACCTGGGCGATGTCGCTGGCCGACACCAGAAACCGCGCCGCGCGCGGGGTGCCAGCCGCGTTCAGCCTGCTCTATTACGCCGGCGCGAGCCTGCCGATCTTCTTCGTCTGGGTGGCCTTCACAACCCTCGGCGCCGGAATCGGCCCGGTCCTCGGCCCGGTCGAGTCCTATGGGTTCGACATGGCGTTTCCGGCGGTCTTCCTCGTGCTCCTGCGCGGCATGTGGCGCGGTGTCCGGGCGGCGCAGCCCTGGCTGGTCAGCCTGGTCGTCGCCGGGGCGATCGGCCTCGTCGCACCCGGAGCCTGGTGCATCCCGGCAGGGGCGCTGTCGGGCCTCCTCTGCGCCTACCTGATGTCGGCGAAGTCATGA
- a CDS encoding SDR family NAD(P)-dependent oxidoreductase produces MPVILITGASSGIGAALARHYAAPGTHLVLNARGLDRLDAVAAECRAKGASVATRSLDVRDRQAVAEWLRETDAAAALDLVIVNAGINGGHPGGEIETEAMAFETVDVNLNGALNVALPCVTLMLARGRGQIALISSLAAFAPLPDAPAYSGTKAALLAHGLALRAKLGPRGVRMNVVTPGYVKTTMGGDYEGWRPMEMSAEEAAARIARGLARDRDIIAFPEPLASLARGSALLPEGLRRLSMRGFRFKVGRSKR; encoded by the coding sequence ATGCCCGTCATTCTCATCACCGGCGCCTCGAGCGGAATCGGCGCCGCCCTCGCCCGGCATTACGCCGCGCCGGGCACCCACCTCGTCCTGAATGCGCGCGGTCTCGACAGGCTGGACGCCGTTGCCGCCGAATGCCGCGCCAAGGGCGCGTCCGTCGCCACCCGCTCCCTCGACGTGCGCGACAGGCAGGCCGTGGCCGAGTGGCTGCGCGAGACCGACGCGGCGGCGGCCCTCGACCTCGTCATCGTCAATGCCGGCATCAATGGCGGCCATCCGGGCGGCGAGATCGAGACCGAGGCGATGGCCTTCGAGACCGTGGACGTGAATCTCAACGGCGCGCTCAACGTCGCCCTGCCCTGCGTGACCCTGATGCTGGCGCGCGGGCGCGGGCAGATCGCGCTGATCTCCTCGCTCGCGGCCTTCGCGCCGCTGCCCGATGCGCCGGCCTATAGCGGCACCAAGGCGGCTCTCCTCGCCCACGGACTGGCGCTGCGCGCCAAGCTCGGACCGCGCGGCGTCCGGATGAACGTGGTGACGCCCGGGTACGTGAAGACCACCATGGGCGGGGATTACGAGGGCTGGCGCCCGATGGAGATGAGCGCCGAGGAGGCGGCCGCCCGCATCGCGCGCGGTCTCGCCCGAGATCGCGACATCATCGCTTTTCCGGAACCCCTCGCCTCCCTCGCGCGCGGATCGGCCCTGCTGCCGGAAGGTCTGCGCCGTCTCAGCATGCGCGGCTTCCGGTTCAAGGTCGGGCGCAGCAAGCGATGA
- a CDS encoding aminotransferase class I/II-fold pyridoxal phosphate-dependent enzyme codes for MSNPARPDGGRAALAGFVTNRLGRNANRQAAPRPEAKATDASVQKFESLPGYRELRLQRSAADLIGLGNPFFRVHETRAGATTRIAGKGFINFSSYDYLGLNGHPDVSEAARRAIDEFGTSASASRIVAGERPGHIRLEQALADHYETEACVVMVSGHATNVTTIGALLEPGDVIFHDALSHNSIVTGAQLSGAQRRSFAHNDLDALETLLGATRHEHRRALIVVEGLYSMDGDAPDLAGLVALKQRYDAWLMVDDAHGLGVLGRTGVGLAEHCDIDPRLVDIWMGTLSKTLSSCGGYIAGPAALIEYLKCTAGGFIYSVGLSPPLAAAAEASLALMQAEPHRVERLRQNGHLFLSCAKKHGLDTGTSLGLAVIPVIVGDSLKSVTLSDRLFKRGINVQPIIHPAVPERSSRLRFFITSEHTPEQIRETVAAVAEELAEIEKGGSLIEQLMAKRGKP; via the coding sequence ATGAGTAATCCAGCCCGCCCCGACGGCGGCCGCGCGGCGCTCGCGGGCTTCGTCACGAACCGGCTCGGCCGCAACGCCAACCGGCAGGCCGCCCCACGTCCCGAGGCGAAGGCGACGGACGCGTCGGTGCAGAAATTCGAATCCCTGCCCGGCTACCGCGAATTGCGGCTGCAGCGCTCGGCCGCCGACCTGATCGGCCTCGGCAATCCGTTCTTCCGGGTCCACGAGACCAGGGCCGGAGCCACCACCCGCATCGCCGGCAAGGGCTTCATCAATTTCTCGTCCTACGATTACCTCGGGCTCAACGGGCATCCGGACGTGAGCGAGGCGGCGCGTCGGGCCATCGACGAGTTCGGCACCTCGGCCTCCGCGAGCCGGATCGTCGCCGGTGAGCGCCCTGGCCATATCCGCCTCGAACAGGCGCTCGCCGACCATTACGAGACCGAGGCCTGCGTGGTGATGGTGAGCGGCCACGCCACCAACGTCACCACCATCGGCGCCCTGCTGGAACCCGGCGACGTGATCTTCCACGACGCGCTGAGCCACAACAGCATCGTCACCGGAGCCCAGCTCTCGGGCGCCCAGCGCCGCTCCTTCGCCCATAACGATCTCGACGCCCTGGAAACCCTGCTCGGCGCCACCCGCCACGAGCACCGTCGCGCGCTGATCGTGGTCGAGGGTCTCTACAGCATGGACGGCGACGCGCCGGACCTTGCCGGACTCGTCGCGCTGAAGCAGCGCTACGATGCCTGGCTGATGGTCGACGACGCCCACGGGCTCGGCGTCCTCGGCCGGACCGGCGTCGGCCTCGCCGAGCATTGCGACATCGACCCGCGCCTCGTCGACATCTGGATGGGCACGCTGTCGAAGACGCTGTCCTCCTGCGGCGGCTACATCGCCGGCCCGGCGGCGCTGATCGAATATCTGAAATGCACGGCCGGCGGCTTCATCTACAGCGTCGGCCTGTCCCCGCCGCTGGCCGCTGCCGCCGAGGCGTCCCTCGCCCTGATGCAGGCCGAGCCGCACCGGGTGGAGCGCCTGCGCCAGAACGGCCACCTGTTCCTGTCCTGCGCCAAGAAGCACGGGCTCGATACCGGAACCAGCCTCGGCCTCGCCGTCATTCCCGTCATCGTCGGGGATTCGCTGAAATCGGTCACCCTGTCGGACCGCCTGTTCAAGCGCGGCATCAACGTGCAGCCGATCATCCACCCGGCCGTGCCCGAGCGCTCGTCGCGCCTGCGCTTCTTCATCACCTCCGAGCACACGCCCGAACAGATCCGCGAGACCGTGGCGGCGGTGGCCGAGGAACTCGCCGAGATCGAGAAGGGCGGCTCGCTGATCGAGCAGCTGATGGCCAAGCGCGGCAAGCCCTGA
- a CDS encoding polysaccharide biosynthesis/export family protein, whose protein sequence is MLPKATLAVAIAVSVSGCNAFLPAAGPSTSAVVDGADKATSEGVFARYEFIEVTSAVVEAMRGRPLDSLLASFGDRRLPAEPVIGVGDAVSVSVFEAGSGGLYSGPLTVNSMSAGSKAAQLPEQIVSRDGAISVPYAGRIKVAGRRAQDVQSLIETELAGKAIQPQVIVSVTRPVSQSVTVGGESIGGARVPLGAQGDRILDVVATAGGVKTPVNETFVRLSRGGTTATVPLTTVVSNPKENIYLRPNDNLTLVRDPQTFLAIGALGQSNEIPFQAEGITLAQALAKARGQSDADADPTGTFLFRFEPAPVVRRLKPGSPMLGTPLVPVVYRFDMRDPNSLFLTQAFRMRNRDMIYVSNAPFTEIKKVLAVFAAAASPITTGVRVGSVL, encoded by the coding sequence ATGCTTCCCAAAGCCACGCTGGCCGTCGCCATCGCCGTCTCGGTGTCCGGCTGCAACGCCTTCCTGCCCGCCGCCGGTCCGTCGACCTCGGCCGTGGTGGATGGGGCCGACAAGGCGACGAGCGAGGGGGTCTTCGCCCGCTACGAGTTCATCGAGGTGACCTCCGCCGTGGTCGAGGCCATGCGCGGCCGTCCTCTCGACAGCCTGCTCGCCTCCTTCGGAGACCGGCGCCTGCCGGCCGAGCCGGTGATCGGCGTCGGCGATGCGGTCTCCGTCTCGGTGTTCGAGGCAGGGTCGGGCGGGCTCTATTCGGGACCGCTCACGGTCAATTCGATGTCGGCGGGCTCGAAGGCGGCGCAGCTGCCCGAGCAGATCGTCTCGCGCGACGGCGCCATCTCGGTGCCCTATGCCGGCCGCATCAAGGTCGCGGGACGACGCGCCCAGGACGTCCAGTCGCTGATCGAGACCGAGCTCGCCGGCAAGGCGATCCAGCCCCAGGTGATCGTCTCGGTGACCCGTCCGGTCTCGCAATCGGTGACGGTGGGCGGCGAATCCATCGGCGGCGCCCGCGTCCCGCTCGGTGCCCAGGGCGACCGCATCCTCGATGTCGTCGCCACGGCCGGGGGTGTGAAGACGCCGGTCAACGAGACCTTCGTGCGCCTGTCGCGCGGCGGAACGACGGCCACGGTGCCGCTGACCACCGTCGTCTCGAACCCGAAAGAGAACATCTACCTGCGGCCCAACGACAACCTCACCCTGGTCCGCGATCCCCAGACCTTCCTCGCCATCGGCGCGCTCGGCCAGTCCAACGAAATCCCGTTCCAGGCCGAGGGCATCACCCTGGCGCAGGCGCTCGCCAAGGCGCGCGGCCAGAGCGATGCCGATGCCGATCCGACCGGCACCTTCCTGTTCCGCTTCGAGCCGGCCCCGGTGGTGCGCCGCCTCAAGCCGGGAAGCCCGATGCTCGGCACGCCGCTGGTGCCGGTGGTCTATCGGTTCGACATGCGCGATCCCAACAGCCTGTTCCTCACCCAGGCCTTCCGCATGCGCAACCGCGACATGATCTACGTCTCGAATGCGCCGTTCACCGAGATCAAGAAGGTGCTCGCCGTCTTCGCCGCCGCCGCCTCGCCGATCACGACGGGCGTCCGCGTCGGCAGCGTGTTGTGA